One window of the Perca flavescens isolate YP-PL-M2 chromosome 16, PFLA_1.0, whole genome shotgun sequence genome contains the following:
- the prdm12a gene encoding PR domain zinc finger protein 12 isoform X1, whose product MGSVLPADALALKSGFKCPSRSLSDVITSDILHSFLYGRWRNVLGEHLAEERQSGSSPKTAFTAEVLAQSFAGEVQKLSSLVLPSEVIIAQSSVPGEGLGIFSKTWIKAGTEMGPFTGRVLSPEHVDLLKNNNLMWEVFNEDGTVRYFIDASQEDQRSWMTYIKCARNEQEQNLEVVQIGSSIFYKAVETIPPDQELLVWYGNTHNTFLGIPGVPGIDEEHLKKSRNETKHAATHQQPPFETNLISSPSSLFRLPDDPHPCDGPSSCSPPASTTTAGRMRCVICHRGFNSRSNLRSHMRIHTLDKPFVCRFCNRRFSQSSTLRNHVRLHTGERPYKCHVCQSAYSQLAGLRAHQKSARHKPVAHAADVSSKVSPPPPQMAAMSHQHQRTLVHHIPTMVL is encoded by the exons ATGGGCTCCGTGCTACCCGCCGACGCTTTGGCTCTCAAGTCTGGATTTAAGTGTCCGAGCCGCTCGCTGTCAGACGTGATCACCTCGGACATCCTGCACAGCTTCCTGTACGGCAGGTGGAGGAACGTGCTGGGCGAACACCTGGCGGAGGAGCGCCAGAGCGGCAGCAGCCCCAAGACCGCCTTCACCGCCGAGGTGCTGGCTCAGTCCTTCGCCGGAG AGGTGCAGAAGCTGTCCAGCCTGGTGCTGCCCAGCGAAGTGATCATCGCTCAGAGCTCGGTCCCTGGAGAAGGACTGGGCATCTTCTCAAAGACCTGGATCAAAGCAGGAACCGAGATGGGCCCTTTCACAGGCAGAgtcctgtcccctgaacacgtGGACCTGCTCAAGAATAACAACCTCATGTGGGAG GTGTTCAATGAAGACGGCACGGTGCGCTACTTCATCGATGCCAGCCAGGAGGACCAACGCAGCTGGATGACTTACATAAAGTGCGCCCGGAACGAGCAGGAGCAAAACCTGGAGGTGGTGCAGATCGGCAGCAGCATCTTCTACAAGGCGGTGGAG ACCATCCCACCAGACCAGGAGCTTCTTGTCTGGTATGGAAACACCCACAACACATTCCTGGGAATCCCTGGAGTTCCGGGAATAGATGAAGAACACCTGAAGAAAAGCAGGAATG aaacaaAACATGCAGCTACACATCAGCAGCCCCCATTTGAGACCAACTTAATCTCATCTCCCTCCTCTTTGTTTCGTCTCCCAGATGACCCCCACCCCTGTGACGGCCCTTCCTCTTGCTCCCCACCCGCCTCCACCACCACAGCCGGTCGGATGCGCTGCGTCATCTGCCACCGCGGCTTCAACTCCCGCAGCAACCTGCGCTCCCACATGCGCATCCACACTCTGGACAAGCCCTTCGTCTGCCGCTTCTGCAACCGCCGTTTCAGCCAGTCGTCCACGCTCCGAAACCACGTGCGCCTGCACACCGGCGAGCGGCCCTACAAGTGTCACGTCTGTCAGAGCGCCTACTCCCAGCTGGCGGGCCTGAGGGCGCACCAGAAGAGCGCGCGGCACAAACCGGTGGCGCACGCCGCCGACGTGTCATCCAAAGtgtcccctcctcccccacagATGGCGGCCATGTCCCACCAGCACCAGAGGACCCTGGTGCACCACATCCCCACCATGGTGCTATGA
- the prdm12a gene encoding PR domain zinc finger protein 12 isoform X2 → MGSVLPADALALKSGFKCPSRSLSDVITSDILHSFLYGRWRNVLGEHLAEERQSGSSPKTAFTAEVLAQSFAGEVQKLSSLVLPSEVIIAQSSVPGEGLGIFSKTWIKAGTEMGPFTGRVLSPEHVDLLKNNNLMWEVFNEDGTVRYFIDASQEDQRSWMTYIKCARNEQEQNLEVVQIGSSIFYKAVETIPPDQELLVWYGNTHNTFLGIPGVPGIDEEHLKKSRNDDPHPCDGPSSCSPPASTTTAGRMRCVICHRGFNSRSNLRSHMRIHTLDKPFVCRFCNRRFSQSSTLRNHVRLHTGERPYKCHVCQSAYSQLAGLRAHQKSARHKPVAHAADVSSKVSPPPPQMAAMSHQHQRTLVHHIPTMVL, encoded by the exons ATGGGCTCCGTGCTACCCGCCGACGCTTTGGCTCTCAAGTCTGGATTTAAGTGTCCGAGCCGCTCGCTGTCAGACGTGATCACCTCGGACATCCTGCACAGCTTCCTGTACGGCAGGTGGAGGAACGTGCTGGGCGAACACCTGGCGGAGGAGCGCCAGAGCGGCAGCAGCCCCAAGACCGCCTTCACCGCCGAGGTGCTGGCTCAGTCCTTCGCCGGAG AGGTGCAGAAGCTGTCCAGCCTGGTGCTGCCCAGCGAAGTGATCATCGCTCAGAGCTCGGTCCCTGGAGAAGGACTGGGCATCTTCTCAAAGACCTGGATCAAAGCAGGAACCGAGATGGGCCCTTTCACAGGCAGAgtcctgtcccctgaacacgtGGACCTGCTCAAGAATAACAACCTCATGTGGGAG GTGTTCAATGAAGACGGCACGGTGCGCTACTTCATCGATGCCAGCCAGGAGGACCAACGCAGCTGGATGACTTACATAAAGTGCGCCCGGAACGAGCAGGAGCAAAACCTGGAGGTGGTGCAGATCGGCAGCAGCATCTTCTACAAGGCGGTGGAG ACCATCCCACCAGACCAGGAGCTTCTTGTCTGGTATGGAAACACCCACAACACATTCCTGGGAATCCCTGGAGTTCCGGGAATAGATGAAGAACACCTGAAGAAAAGCAGGAATG ATGACCCCCACCCCTGTGACGGCCCTTCCTCTTGCTCCCCACCCGCCTCCACCACCACAGCCGGTCGGATGCGCTGCGTCATCTGCCACCGCGGCTTCAACTCCCGCAGCAACCTGCGCTCCCACATGCGCATCCACACTCTGGACAAGCCCTTCGTCTGCCGCTTCTGCAACCGCCGTTTCAGCCAGTCGTCCACGCTCCGAAACCACGTGCGCCTGCACACCGGCGAGCGGCCCTACAAGTGTCACGTCTGTCAGAGCGCCTACTCCCAGCTGGCGGGCCTGAGGGCGCACCAGAAGAGCGCGCGGCACAAACCGGTGGCGCACGCCGCCGACGTGTCATCCAAAGtgtcccctcctcccccacagATGGCGGCCATGTCCCACCAGCACCAGAGGACCCTGGTGCACCACATCCCCACCATGGTGCTATGA